In a single window of the Ignavibacteria bacterium genome:
- a CDS encoding NADH-quinone oxidoreductase subunit B, translated as MSDINSSLQNEGFFTTKLSDIIGWARKNAVWPMPMGISCCAIEMMAFAASRYDASRFGSEVFRFSPRQSDLMIVAGTVTYKMAWVVRKIWDQMPEPKYCIAMGACTSSGGMYRSYSVVQGIDQFLPVDVYVAGCPPRPDALIQGLMQVQDKIGKTHHKLFDQSVKEMMS; from the coding sequence ATGTCTGATATCAATTCAAGTTTACAGAACGAAGGATTTTTTACAACAAAGCTCAGTGATATAATAGGCTGGGCGCGCAAGAATGCCGTATGGCCGATGCCAATGGGTATAAGCTGCTGCGCCATTGAAATGATGGCTTTTGCCGCATCAAGGTATGATGCTTCAAGGTTTGGCAGTGAAGTATTCCGTTTTTCACCAAGGCAATCAGATTTAATGATAGTAGCCGGAACTGTAACATATAAAATGGCATGGGTTGTAAGAAAAATTTGGGACCAGATGCCTGAACCTAAATACTGTATAGCGATGGGCGCTTGCACATCTTCAGGAGGTATGTACAGAAGCTATTCCGTTGTACAGGGTATAGACCAGTTCCTTCCTGTGGATGTTTATGTAGCTGGCTGTCCCCCAAGACCCGATGCTTTAATACAGGGTTTAATGCAGGTACAGGATAAAATAGGCAAAACACATC